GGGACCCTCCCTAAGCCAATTTGGAGAGGGGGCGCTTGGGAGAAGGAGATTAGGCGACATCATGGCACAAGTGTAGtaagtcctgctgctgctgggtctgATTAGGTGTATCCCACTCCTGGGGTGGATCTTCACTCATGGTTTATAATATTAAggaattaataattaataattaataatgaattaattattaattattaattaattaattaattaatacctattgaaagcttccctaaacagggctgccttcagatgtcttctaaaagtcagatagttgtttatttctttgacatctgatcggagggcattccacagggcgggcgccaccaccgagaaggccctctgcctggttccctgaaacctcacttctcacagggagggaaccaccagaaggccctcagagctggacctcagtgtctgggctgagctgAGTGAAAGGGGTGGAGActctctttcaggtatactgggccgagaccatttagggctttaaaggtcagcaccaacactttgaattgtgtctggaaacgtactgggagcaaatgtagttcttttaggactggtgttatgtggtctcagcggaagagttaaggaatggttttcatAACTTAGAAGGACACATTACATTCTACTTTTAACGttcataatgtgttattaaaatgggTGCTGCAGAGCAATGAGGAACCAGCAGTACGGAAGCAGCatttttacagagaaaacaaggAAAGGAATGGTTTTTAATTTACCAGTATGCCCTGTGACGTTTTAGAATGATATATCTAATATCGTTCTAATAACGTTGAAAAGGTCggtgtagatccagccctagtttttttgtccccatcttccgcCCACCTTTGTAATGGCCCACGGCCCAACATTGTCATTTGCCTCCTCACCCTCCAGGCACCACCAACACAGCCAGCAGAACCGAGGAGCAATTTGAACATCGGGGATCAAGGAGGGAGGAAGTAGAGGAAGAGGCGGCAGCCCCCGCAGCCCCAGAGGGAGCCCAAAGGAAAGAGAAATCCCACCTCTGCATCGAATGCGGCAAGAGCTTCACCCGACCCTCGGACCTGGCCAAGCACCTGAACGTCCACACAGGGGAAAAGCCCTACCTGTGCgtcgagtgcgggaagagcttcagccaacTCTCGCACCTTACGAGGCACCAGAAAATCCACTCGGGGGAGAAGCCCCACATCTGCTCCGAGTGCGGGGACACCTTCAGCCAGCGGGCGTACCTTGTCAGTCACCAGAGGAGCCATTCGGGAGAGCAGCCCTACCGCTGCTCCTACTGCCAGAAGTGCTTCAGCCACCAGTCGGCCCTGAAGATCCACGAGCGCAACCACATGGGGCAGAAGCCCTACGCCTGCACCGACTGCGGGAAACGCTtcgtctcctcttcctccctcaccaCCCACAGGAggatccacacgggcgagaagccccaCGCCTGCAGCGTGTGCGGGAAGAGGTTTATCCAGCACTCGAACCTCGTCTCCCACCAGCGGACGCACTCGGGGGAGAAGCCCTTCTCCTGCAAAGTGTGCGGCCGGAGGTTCGCCTACCCTTCCGACCTCACCAGGCACCAAAagatccacacgggcgagaagccctaccCGTGCGACGAGTGCGAGAGGCGCTTCACCAGGCTCTCCGACCTGATTACGCACCAGcggatccacacgggggagaagccctaccgCTGCCTGGAGTGCGGGCGGAGGTTCAGGCAGAGGGGGGTGCTGGTGAAACACCAGAAGTGCCATTCGAAAGAGAACCCAAGAGGAGGCGAGGCGGCGGAGTCCCAACCCGGCAGCGAGTTCAAACTCTGCGAGATCAAGCAAGAGAAAGAAGAGCTGGAGAGCCTGGCAGAGTCCAGTTTGATTCCCTCTCCCAGCTCCTGATGCTCATCATCACTCTCTCACGCTGCTGCACCAGAGGGAGCAAAGATCTCGTAGGCTACCCAGAGGGGTTTTCactgtgcttttctttctttctttagttaAATAGTTCTTTTGGTGCTGGCTAAAACTGGTCCCGAGAGTAGTTAGCCATTGCCGTCTGCCGCTTGGCCTGTTAAGGGATGTTGGGAACCGGAGTGGAGTATGTGCATTTTGTGGATGGAGAGAAAGGACACAAGCAATCCGCCTCATCCTCTCCCGCTTCACACGGCTGAATTGCCTGCTGTCACGGTGACCTTTGGAAGAAGCGGAGGCGAGGTGTGTACAGCAGTGAAATACACCTCTCCAAAGTAGCTGGCCTGTCTGTGTTTTGGCTGGATGCGAAAGGAACGAGAGGAAAATAGGATTTCCTCTCTGTTACCTTGAGGGAGAAGTTGTCTACTTTGCACGTCTCCAAAGCATAGATGGGACAATGACATCTTCAACGCCAGACATagttgctgggctgggctggaagtgaatgcagctgccagggaaaaaaatgaagccaggggttggggaaaggagtcAGGATACCATAAGACCAATGGTTGTGGGGGCTGGGAAGTGTATGTGTGAGGTGCACAGCAATAATAATGGCATGGGCAGGTAAGCTTCCTTGCATTGTAGCAATGGTGGCGCCATCTTCTCCACATCTCTAGGCATTTGTGCAAAACCCAACGGGCAATCAAACAAGACAGGACTGCCGACCGTCACCTGCTTTTCATTCCTgctcttgcccccacccccacctgatcACATCCAGACAATATGAGCTAGTCCTGCTCAGTTAACGGTATAAGAAGTTGCTTTAAAAATACTCTGGTCATTTGTAATGCCCAATCCGGCTGGCCACAGCTCCTCAAGCTCTCAGACAGGAGTCATTCTCAGGCTTCCTACCTGAAATGGCAGATggtagggattgaacccaggactttatTCCACGCAAGTTATGGGTGCTACCACCGATTTATGGGCTCTGAGCTCTGCTGGCTACAGATTAGACCCGagaccttctttttttttaatggcaagcaGGCAGTCGCAGATCAATTGCCAAAAtcgattttaattgattttatgtaagccactttgggagcctctttggctgaagagtggtgtacaaatgctctaaataaatacaaataaaatatacgCATTGCCCCCTGCTACCCAGCTCATTAGCAGTTCGGCAAATCTGAAGTAGGCAACAGATTAATATATACCTCCCCATCTCAGTGTTATAGGAGAAGAAATTATGGGGCTGTACACTGGAGGAGAGGGGCAGGGCCTGCAATAACTAAACTTGGCTTGTGAACACTGAGATCCTGGAGCAAACAGAGCAATAGGATTTGCTTGGCTTCTGTTCATTCATCCTGAAGCTTTAAATATGGAGATTCGGTGATGGGAAAAGTGTGTCCTGAGAAATTGCCTCTGTTGAAGGCCTCAGAGCCCCACCAGGAGAAAAAGTTAGCTACCTGCTTTATTCAAGTGATTGGCCTCTTAAAAACTATTCTTGTTAGCATTTGAATGGAACTATTTGGGTTTCTCCCGAGAGCAGGATAGAGATTAGGTTAGAGAGTAACTGTTTGTTGTTCCAAAGCTGCAAGGTATTTTTAGAATGAATTCACCCAAAACCTTGGAATGGAACcggcaaaaatatatatgtaaaagaTCTTTAGGCCAGGACTGTGTGTACTTTATGATTCTGCAGAGGTTTGGGAATAAACACGTGGTGGACCTCACCTTTTAATTTGAAAGGTTTTTGACTTTCATAGTTGAGAAAATAAGCTTGGAAAGTATGCAGATAGGAGGGAGAGCTCTGAGCCAAAAGCGTAGTCACCAGGAGACAAATAACTGGTGCCTTAAGAGGACAATCCGAACcctgtctactcaggagtaaaatCCTACTtaattcaattggacttactcctaggtaagtgggtttaggattgcaacctactCTCCCCATGGTTGAACAAGCAGAATGGTGAGAATGTATGCCAATTTATAGACACCAGAGAGTTTACAGTATGTTTTCTTGGCATAGGACTTGGGTTTTCCCAATACAGTTCCCACAGCCCTACTTTTATGGAACTTCTGATATATAGAAATACTTTCAAATGCGGATGATTTTAATAAATAGAATCCTAAAAATTACTCTGGCCCATTTTTAAAACATTGAGTTTGTACCGTACTCGCGCGTGGCAGTTGTAAACCGTGTGTCTCACTCATATTAGGCATCTTGGGAACCTCTTCctttttcagggaaacagggtatagTACATGTATCTTCACAAGCACATCCGCTCATTTCTGAtgaaatgaaagtgtgtgtgtgtgtgcgtgtgtgaatgAATCGGCATGTGTGAATGAATCAGCATGGCTTTGTAAGAATGGGGAGCCAGCACAAAACTGGCAATAATCCAGTTAGGAAAACAAGAGACCAGACTGTTAAATTACTCATGTTTATTTATAACAGACCTTCAGCCAGTACAGTACAAAACTTAACAGTAGTATAATCTCCATTACACAAATATGTACTTACAATATATTACAGATACAAAAAAGCTTTTGCAGTaagaggtttttcttttatttaaaagtgagcttaaccccaccaaaaaaaaaggaaatagagTGCGACACCAGCAAATCCAATAACAATATACAAATGAAAGCTTGttagaaagaagagaagaatatTGTAGCGGGTTGGGGATATTGCACATCTTTTTGTTCTTCATACATCtggttaaaaaatatataatatttacACAAGTTAGAGACCTGGAGTTTTACAAAATTTCCAAGATTTGTTTTTTTAGGCTCTTCATACAggtgaaagcaaaaataaaacagaacactgGTTTTCTTAGAAATTTTAGAGCTTTGTTTCTCTAAAAACAAACCTGTTTCCGTTTTCACAaaaggggagaagcaggaggtAAGTTGTGAAGTCTGAAACAGGATTCTTGCTCCCTGATTCATCACAGAAGCAGGTTTAAGAGAGATCCGTACCATTCCACAGTGCAGTAAATATAGTTCAACAGTGATGAGCTGGAGATCTTCATTTAGCTCAAGAACTACACAATATTtctgataattttttaaaaaaaaaaacaaccaaaagaaAACCAAAGAGTTCCTGCAGAGAGTGGTTCTATTCCCActaaaaacaggaagaaaaagtctGAATGTGGGCTTTGTATGGAGGCACAAAGGGATATCTTTACTTTTTACAAATAGAAATCAACAGTAACAAATGACCCTTTAGGTGCTTCAATTTACCAGTGTGGCATTAATTGATGCCAAGTACCCAAGGGCCATCTTTGGCTTTCAAGAAGTCAGTACCCAACTATGAAAGCCGGTTTTCctattaatttgttgttgttgttcgtgTCAAAGAATCACACTTGTATCCGGAAAACAAATCTGTAAAAATATCTAACAAGAAAAACTGCACTAATGTATTTCCTTCCCAATGTTATATGTCAAGAAGTCAATACATGCCCCCACGTCTTGACAAATGTATCAAGATGACAAGCATAGCTAGTTGGATTATGTTTTACAGTTTTCACAGCAATATTAGTCTCtgcattgaaaaataaaatgatgcatcTTCCCAGAATTTGGTCTACCGGAGCTGGAAAGAACTCTAATCTCACATGGAAAAGATGAGAGCATTGAGGATCACTTCTAGAACTGGAAGGGTAGATTATTTTAGGGAAAGAAACTCCATATTCTTAGCAACCTTCCCTAAGGTGGTGTTTCCGATGCTTTGTACTGTAACTCGCCTTCAGCCCAAACCAACATGGCTGTTGGTTGATGGGGAgttgaagcccccccccaaaaaatgtggaAAGGCCCCCGGTTGTGTAACAGCTGCTCTTAGGTGTGTCTCCCCAAGCTCCATTTTACagattgaaatttatttatttaagtgccTAGCATGAACTATGCAGCTGATCTACTAAGTGGGGGGAAAGCAGATACAAATTTTGCTCTCTGCTTTATTTCCACTTCTGCTTAAAACACTGGTCAcataatcaaacaaacaaacaccacacatAAGATTTTGCCTATGTCTGGGGAATAAGTGATCTCTTTCAATGGTTGGAGGACTTGGTAAATACCAACTTTTGTTTCGCCTTGATTGATGGACCAAAAAGTGCTTGCCAATTAAATATAGTGTTGCCGAAACACACAGGGAGAGACTCAAGGCCACAGCACAACCCAGCATGTGTGCCACAACCAGAGATCCAGACAGCCTCACGTACCTAGAGGGAAGTGCTCTTTGTCAGATCCTACAAGAGAGAATCTGCCTAGAAATGGAAATGACTCTTGCAAACACCATTCTAGGCCTAGATCCATACTAGGGTGGAGAGGGAGGAACAAAAACATGCACACAATTGAGTTTGCTTCTCTCATTACTGCTATACACACAGGTCTGCCTGGATCTGAAGATGTGCAAACATCTCAACTCAGAGATTTAATTCTACTGTAACATTTGAAGTTCATGTGACAAATGTTTTAGATCTTTCTCTGAATGCATTTATGTGAAAAAGCTACAATTAGTTTTCACAGGATGAATCCTATAAGCAAGATGCAAGAATCATCTAAAATACTGGCGTGTTAGGCGGTTCatggaaaaaaatgttgaaaactcATTCTGGAAGTAGCTTTTTTTACTCGCTCATATACACAAAATGGGCCAAAACAGTCACTCAATGACACGTAAATGTCTTTAAAAGTTGGAAAtcagctttgaggttttttattaaatgtaataaatgtgCATTAGATTTCCAACATCCCGCTTTCACAAGTCTTTAGATAAGCCTTTCCTGAGAACccaaatgtgtgttttaaaaaatagctaaGAAGCAGCTTTAAGATATGCTCTCACAGATTTCCAGGGGCACAAATGGAACACCTTGAGTTCATTCATTCAACACAATTATCTTACCAAACTGCTTGTGTTAATCTGACTCAAACCTTCATGTTTGCAAGATTTGCAGTGGACATATCCTAACTTTTAAAGCAGTATGAagtcaaaacattcaaaaatacaatgTATAATGGCTGGATCATAAGATGTCTCCAGTCACATGAGAAACCCCGTAACAATTCCCAGTACAGAAGTGTCATCCCCAGAATCACCACTGGGCAGTTTCATTCAGATAATATAATTTAATGAGCATCCAAGTCTTGGGAATTATTGAGGGGGGAACTATGCCATCTGAACTGATTCTTCGGTTTAACAATCACAAAAAGTGCTGAATACTGTACACCAATAGGAGATatgagtgctttaaaaaaatcaatcaaaatcCTTTATCCAAGGGCCTAAGGAATAACAGGGAGGGTGTGGAAAGTACAATCCTCATTGAAAAGACAGGAAGTGGACTCTCAAGTCCCTTTAGCAATTTGGCAAAGTCTCCCAGCAGGTTCCATTTGTATTGCACAATAGTAATCTTAATGACAAGAATTTTAATATTCTATTCCCTCCTCGTCTGCTTGAAGCCACAAAATACACATTTGCCGGAACCAGCTCAAAAATGCCTTCTGAACCTCTAAGATACAATTCGTATGCTGAACCCAAGTGACAAAAGCAGAAGGGGAAAGTGACTTTGTACCAGAAAGGTTAAGTAAGAGCTTTAAGAAAGTGTGGCAGAACAGTGGAGTGCAACTATTTGAAGGAAGGTTCTCACCTTCCCATCTTCTAGAAGAATCCCCCGGAATATCTCATTTGTCAAGGCCTTTCCAGTTAAGCAAATCTGTCTAGCCTTGCAAGGGGTGGAGACAGCTTGGAAAATTTAGCATTTCACATCTCAAAAAAGCAGTCTAATAACAAAAgggcaaaaccaaacaaaatgttgcaactTGAGGTGTTTCTAAGTAGAAAAAGAACAGCCTTTGGTTTATCCCACAAGGAAGCAGTTTGCTGAGCTGCTGTTGAGCAAGTTAGTTTTTATGCATCATGGGCATTTATCTAAAACCACAAGCCTTCTCCCCCTTGCTGTGTCCTAAGACTAGAGATACaattttacctttacctcccatcTCCTTCTGTCAGGCAAGGTGCTTCCAGCAGGTCAAGGTGCTGAGATGAAGGACAACACCTTGCAGAAAGGCAAACTTCCCAAGTTATGCTGCCTCAACGCCCAAGCCTTTACATCTGGCGATTATACTCTTAAAAGCAAGGATAAACAGAATTTCTGCTTGGGCTGGTAGGAATGACTGCATAAGCCTGACGTGGAGTAACAAATCTTGCCTACAGTCCACTAACAGCAGCACATCTTCAACCAAACTACAGAATGGAGGTTTCAGCCCTT
Above is a window of Zootoca vivipara chromosome 2, rZooViv1.1, whole genome shotgun sequence DNA encoding:
- the LOC118079612 gene encoding zinc finger protein 436-like, which encodes MEKEAPAGPRPAEGLEGAGRESFAIRPGAIQELPCWAVPRQEGSIPQHLQTQWQDFLKTMQSPRARWGNPPLPELTCWDDLVAFERAFGACQWPRGDALNRLMPAFSAEARQALSSSLAYRDKLDYGKVKAAFLQGNSTGTEIHRQRFRQFCYQEAEGPREVCGRLRELCHCWLEPESRTKEQIVELLILEQFLTILPQEIQSQVRDRSPETCAQAVALAEGFILRQQEGEQQEEQGHEPFQEVAVDFPEAQRAPLDARQRQLGREARKQDKGGACLVGTTNTASRTEEQFEHRGSRREEVEEEAAAPAAPEGAQRKEKSHLCIECGKSFTRPSDLAKHLNVHTGEKPYLCVECGKSFSQLSHLTRHQKIHSGEKPHICSECGDTFSQRAYLVSHQRSHSGEQPYRCSYCQKCFSHQSALKIHERNHMGQKPYACTDCGKRFVSSSSLTTHRRIHTGEKPHACSVCGKRFIQHSNLVSHQRTHSGEKPFSCKVCGRRFAYPSDLTRHQKIHTGEKPYPCDECERRFTRLSDLITHQRIHTGEKPYRCLECGRRFRQRGVLVKHQKCHSKENPRGGEAAESQPGSEFKLCEIKQEKEELESLAESSLIPSPSS